Proteins co-encoded in one Papaver somniferum cultivar HN1 chromosome 5, ASM357369v1, whole genome shotgun sequence genomic window:
- the LOC113283345 gene encoding uncharacterized protein LOC113283345 — MASCVNGLTKTVFSWSVQDIFNEELYKHQVEKIPECFESKKEYLSSFTLPLIEETRAELCSTMEGITFAPWAEVILVEKAKPVGSSLQKLTVDFWRNRENERKKERYCPKPGDLFVLSNVVPELASDLNRIGVTWSFAMVTNVDEGTKKYGKNESKEDEDESEKGVENEFIPDDWPSTSFKVQPSKAIGIDHEGMHNSLFAVFLTNMTTNTRIWNALGMSGNMSIINQILCTNSVVEEFCDVCSTQVDSNWTNDVVAQLSSTLNESQTSAVVTSISAAQCHHKSSVKLVWGPPGTGKTKTVSILLSILLKRNHRTVLCAPTNVAVKEVALRVFKLVKEAYEKDLGEDDQLSSFGDILLFGNKERLGVRDDLEEIWLDYRVDRLVEFFGPIGWKLTFRSMIDILTNCGSQYQVFLENEKTKKGEGEEGNETPISFLEYTRNRYKAVGLPLKTYMNTLYTHFPKSLISQHIVKVNSLLDSLESFERLLLHDDVTDKELEEIFEEGELVCTDVHVNEPCHSATTATLSRMRSECLEHLSTLHDSLDLDACLSKFQYRSLESLKWDVREFCFQNASLFFCTASSSYNLFKLEIDPLNLLVIDEAAQLKECESLIPLQLQGIRHAILIGDECQLPAMVNSKVSDEAGFGRSLFERLSSLGHSKNLLNMQYRMHPQISLFPNANFYQHQISDAPNVLCKSYERRFLPGAMFGPYSFISISDGREEVDDIVHSRRNIVEVAVVMKIVRMLHKAWQDSKQNLSIGIISPYIAQVAAIQEKVGKKYDKHDGFSLRVKTVDGFQGGEEDIIIISTVRSNKGGSIGFLSNFQRTNVALTRARHCLWILGDERTLLNSETCWSALVNDSKVRRCFFRACEDKEIAKAILEAKNELSQLDDLLSGDSLLFKSARWKVLFSDNFKKSFGNIKSSQTQKLVINLLLKLSNGWRPRKLKSDTYCGSPLQLLKQYKVGGLYILSSVDIAKDSSYTQVLKIWDILPLEEIPKLVNRLDNIFSLYTDDYLSRCKLKHIEGDLEVPMIWKASDEIVQFKKNAESATGSATGITDGRSYVENSKVRDSLLLMKFYSLSSGVVNHLLSGNDGGELELPFEVTDQELEIIRFPRSTFILGRSGTGKTTVLTMKLFQKEQQHHLASTGFSEVKGDVSMHTASKIVKRGNIDENKGTFLRQIFVTVSPKLCSAVKNQISNLKSFICAGTSSPVHSLIDMHDTNDAVEFRDIPDCFADILPEKYPLVITFQKFLMMLDGSMDNSYFDRFTAGESSSGITVKSSPFALHALIRSKEVNFDRFNSFYWPHFNSAMTKKLDSSTVFTEIISHIKGGLIGGKVPDGKLSKEDYKSLSLGRVSILSMETREMIYDIFIDYEKKKVLNGEFDLSDLVIDLHSRLKSGNYRGDDMDFVYIDEVQDLTMRQIGLFKYICRNFVEGFVFSGDTAQTIARGIDFRFQDIRSLFFNEFLHDSHSNGKGNVKDKDQSRISEIFQLNQNFRTHAGVLHLSQSVIELLYHFFPHSIDILSPETSLIYGEQPVLLESVKDENAIITIFGNSCGGNTGEKMVGFGAEQVILVRDEFARKEILEQIGKQALVLTIVECKGLEFQDVLLYNFFGTSPLKNQWRVVYGYMKQQNLFSSVEQKFPSFSKAKHKLLCSELKQLYVAITRTRQRLWICENIDEFSKPMYEYWKEQNLVQVRELDESLAQAMMVASSKEEWLSRGIKLFNERNYEMATMCFERAGDLKREKWAKASGLRAAADRLQGSNFELARVALMEAAEIYESISKNELAAECFIELKEFKRAGALYRDKCDESYLEVAGDCFHQAECWSTAAEVYCKVNCLTKCLVVCTTGNLFDKGLDYIRNWKENAQLDADTVKSRELKTMEQSFLERCALHYHQLNDTNSMVKFVRAFSSMEEKRAFLGSRNYLSELIVLEAESGNFTEAASVARLKGDLLLEADMLEKAGTFEEACGLILMHVLGCSLWSNESKGWPLDKFMNKEELLLTAKLIAKNKGDLFHEFVCVETSLLSDTTSSLSVLGDCLGASQRLKNRRAEIISCWKILDLHLQVSAQKYFWNDEVVLNPSRHAEESISQNRVSMDTLIHYWNQWKEMIAEVLKYFSSLGTQHEENYMEFEAFCLGYLGVRKQERANGWCYVLVNDTAYWTREINDRFFHRNGNLVYLDVQQFVKAARCYWVSEILAVCMKVLEKLDALQENPFSIFHHGATVLRIFEVTKWIMEFKELDKKLPNSLQKGLLSSKWQFSRILCPMDLKLIMMENMIALRQTDLSKDLIKELIAENLTSSPYLSHGQIGRVVMLLFTSGNLTDELYLQILDRFDVNPKWEKWGMFIHQLKESIDSAFLPVALVWKFLDALRDTYYNANWKKEVDYISPTCFVYLLERLVFLASSCQGSFITTKFSLVESLSIDNWKNISKPEYIVSSELLIDVVAGLLTSKVETLEWFGRTDAASKKDYPFLVLRLVILICLICINGNTGKPIQFLLARRDLISQLPAAFQEIFTSRKGMNTKILARALETIENPLVTVRLRNSRSKYSWPDGILVDLNMIHCREDVLFLLFPKNPDCAPKDEIEANCLSKACSSLAIVGQDSNAECTPGSEVEMLDLQRSYKKFWHTFDVSKYQKEINAYIEETSSESDKQQWKVELPECIHILEAAIATLKRKTPRDDEAQRLSNEIEVMLEDVNNLLLATQTSQRDEEIGHTISTVTDFFGKMQAWEQKLKPFLDSLFLMPNDTNIPAETAKTSVASEGVNNKKTNKGKGKTKSKSKKSGKGKGKK; from the exons ATGGCTTCTTGTGTAAATGGTTTAACTAAGACGGTGTTTTCATGGAGTGTTCAAGACATATTTAATGAAGAGCTTTACAAACATCAG GTGGAAAAGATTCCTGAGTGCTTTGAATCGAAGAAAGAGTATCTGAGCTCTTTTACTCTTCCTTTGATAGAAGAAACTCGTGCGGAATTATGTTCAACAATGGAGGGTATCACTTTCGCACCATGGGCTGAGGTGATCTTAGTAGAGAAAGCTAAGCCGGTTGGGTCTTCATTACAAAAACTTACTGTAGatttttggagaaatagagaaaatgagagaaaaaaaGAACGTTATTGTCCCAAACCAGGTGACCTGTTTGTTTTATCTAATGTAGTTCCTGAGCTTGCATCTGATTTAAATCGTATTGGAGTCACATGGTCTTTTGCTATGGTTACTAATGTTGATGAGGGTACTAAAAAATACGGGAAGAATGAATCTAAAGAAGACGAGGATGAATCTGAAAAAGGGGTGGAGAATGAGTTCATTCCTGATGACTGGCCTAGTACAAGTTTTAAGGTTCAACCTTCAAAAGCAATTGGGATTGATCATGAGGGCATGCATAATTCACTTTTTGCAGTATTTCTTACCAACATGACAACCAACACCAGGATATGGAATGCATTGGGCATGTCTGGAAACATGAGTATCATCAACCAAATTCTGTGTACCAATTCAGTG GTTGAGGAATTCTGCGATGTCTGCTCCACACAAGTTGATAGCAATTGGACTAATGATGTAGTTGCACAATTATCATCAACCCTTAATGAGTCCCAAACATCAGCAGTAGTGACTTCCATATCTGCAGCTCAGTGTCATCATAAGTCATCGGTTAAGCTTGTTTGGGGTCCCCCAGGGACTGGGAAAACTAAGACCGTTAGTATATTGCTAAGCATTCTCTTAAAAAGAAACCATAGAACAGTTTTATGCGCTCCAACAAATGTCGCAGTTAAAGAAGTTGCCTTGCGCGTCTTTAAGCTTGTTAAAGAGGCTTATGAGAAGGACTTGGGAGAGGATGATCAGTTATCTTCCTTCGGAGATATACTATTATTTGGAAATAAGGAAAGATTGGGAGTACGTGATGATCTTGAGGAGATTTGGTTAGATTATCGAGTTGATAGGCTTGTAGAGTTTTTTGGTCCGATTGGTTGGAAGCTTACCTTCAGATCAATGATTGACATTCTTACGAATTGTGGTTCACAGTATCAAGTATTTTTGGAGAATGAAAAAACCAAAAAGGGTGAAGGTGAAGAGGGGAATGAAACACCCATTTCCTTTCTTGAGTATACTAGAAACCGATACAAAGCTGTAGGCTTACCCCTGAAAACCTACATGAATACTTTATACACCCATTTCCCAAAAAGTCTAATTTCTCAGCATATTGTCAAGGTGAATTCCCTTCTTGATTCGCTCGAATCTTTTGAAAGATTGCTGTTACATGATGATGTAACGGACAAAGAACTAGAAGAGATATTCGAGGAGGGAGAATTAGTTTGTACTGATGTACATGTGAATGAACCGTGTCATAGTGCTACCACAGCAACTCTATCCAGGATGAGAAGTGAGTGTCTTGAGCATCTGAGCACCCTTCATGATTCTCTAGATCTTGACGCATGCCTTTCAAAGTTTCAGTACAGGAGTTTGGAGTCATTGAAATGGGATGTACGGGAGTTCTGTTTCCAGAATGCTTCCCTCTTTTTTTGCACAGCTTCTAGCTCATATAATCTGTTTAAGTTGGAGATTGATCCACTGAACTTATTAGTTATTGACGAAGCTGCTCAGTTAAAAGAGTGTGAGTCACTAATACCCTTACAGCTTCAAGGTATAAGACATGCTATTTTGATCGGGGATGAGTGTCAGTTACCAGCGATGGTCAATAGCAAG gTCTCTGATGAAGCTGGGTTTGGCAGAAGTCTGTTCGAGAGGTTGAGTTCATTGGGACACTCAAAGAACCTGCTTAATATGCAATACCGGATGCATCCCCAAATAAGCTTGTTCCCGAATGCAAACTTTTATCAACATCAGATTTCTGATGCACCAAATGTTTTATGTAAAAGTTACGAAAGACGGTTCCTTCCTGGAGCTATGTTTGGGCCATACTCTTTCATAAGTATTTCTGACGGAAGAGAGGAGGTAGATGACATCGTTCATAGTAGAAGAAATATTGTGGAAGTTGCAGTTGTGATGAAAATAGTGCGCATGCTTCATAAAG CATGGCAGGACTCAAAACAAAATCTAAGCATTGGTATAATATCCCCATACATTGCTCAAGTTGCTGCAATACAGGAAAAGGTTGGAAAGAAGTATGATAAGCATGATGGATTTTCTTTGAGAGTGAAGACCGTGGATGGTTTCCAAGGTggtgaagaagatatcatcataaTATCTACAGTCAGATCGAATAAAGGTGGATCAATTGGGTTTCTTTCTAATTTTCAGCGAACCAATGTTGCTTTAACAAGGGCGAG GCACTGCTTGTGGATTTTAGGTGACGAACGAACTTTATTGAATAGTGAAACTTGCTGGTCCGCTTTAGTTAATGATTCAAAAGTTCGGCGTTGTTTCTTTCGTGCTTGTGAAGATAAGGAGATTGCTAAAGCCATATTAGAGGCGAAGAATGAGCTGTCCCAATTAGATGATTTACTTAGTGGAGATAGTTTACTTTTCAAAAGTGCTAGATGGAAG GTTCTATTTAGCGATAACTTCAAGAAGTCATTTGGGAACATCAAATCATCACAAACACAAAAGTTAGTTATCAATTTATTGCTTAAGCTTTCCAATGGTTGGCGCCCAAGGAAGCTTAAGTCAGACACTTATTGTGGAAGTCCATTGCAGCTTCTGAAACAATATAAGGTCGGGGGGTTGTATATTTTATCCAGTGTTGATATCGCGAAAGATTCAAGCTACACGCAGGTTCTAAAGATATGGGATATTTTACCTCTTGAGGAGATTCCTAAACTAGTTAACCGtctggataatatcttttcattGTACACTGATGACTACCTCAGCCGGTGTAAGCTGAAGCACATAGAGGG agATTTGGAGGTCCCAATGATATGGAAGGCAAGTGATGAGATAGTTCAGTTCAAGAAAAACGCCGAGTCAGCTACAGGTTCAGCCACCGGGATAACAGATGGAAGAAGTTATGTTGAGAACTCGAAAGTGAGAGACAGCTTGTTATTAATGAAATTTTACTCTTTGTCATCTGGTGTGGTGAATCATTTACTCTCTGGAAATGATGGTGGAGAACTTGAGCTTCCTTTCGAAGTAACAGACCAAGAATTGGAGATTATACGTTTCCCTAGAAGTACATTTATTCTTGGACGGTCGGGTACTGGTAAAACAACTGTTCTAACAATGAAATTGTTTCAAAAGGAGCAGCAACACCATCTAGCTTCAACTGGATTCTCTGAGGTTAAGGGTGATGTTTCTATGCATACTGCCAGCAAAATTGTTAAAAGAGGAAATATCGACGAGAATAAAGGAACTTTCTTACGCCAGATATTCGTAACTGTCAGTCCTAAACTATGCTCAGCTGTAAAGAACCAAATATCTAACTTGAAAAG TTTTATATGTGCTGGAACTTCTTCCCCTGTGCATAGTTTAATAGATATGCATGATACGAATGATGCTGTTGAATTCAGGGATATTCCTGATTGTTTTGCTGACATTCTACCTGAAAAGTATCCCCTGGTCATAACATTTCAGAAATTCTTAATGATGCTTGATGGAAGTATGGACAATTCTTATTTTGATAGATTCACTGCAGGTGAATCTTCAAGTGGTATTACTGTAAAATCTAGTCCATTTGCGTTGCATGCACTCATAAGATCAAAGGAGGTTAATTTTGATCGTTTCAACTCATTTTACTGGCCTCATTTCAATTCTGCGATGACCAAGAAGCTCGATTCTTCTACGGTTTTTACTGAGATCATCTCACACATAAAGGGTGGGTTGATTGGTGGTAAGGTACCTGATGGAAAACTTAGCAAGGAAGATTACAAGTCACTATCTCTTGGTCGGGTTTCAATCCTGAGCATGGAAACAAGAGAGATGATTTATGATATCTTTATTGATTATGAAAAGAAGAAGGTGCTAAATGGTGAGTTTGATTTGTCTGATCTCGTCATTGATCTTCATTCTCGGTTGAAAAGTGGGAACTATAGGGGTGATGATATGGACTTTGTGTATATTGATGAGGTTCAGGATTTGACTATGAGACAAATTGGACTTTTCAAGTACATTTGCAGAAACTTTGTGGAGGGATTTGTTTTTTCTGGTGACACTGCACAGACTATTGCCAGGGGGATCGACTTCAGATTTCAAGATATCAGATCTTTGTTCTTCAATGAGTTTCTTCATGATTCACATAGTAATGGCAAAGGAAATGTAAAAGACAAGGATCAATCTCGTATATCAGAGATATTCCAACTGAACCAAAATTTCCGTACTCATGCAGGTGTTCTCCATTTGTCACAGAGTGTGATTGAGCTTCTTTACCATTTCTTTCCACATTCAATTGATATTTTAAGCCCCGAGACTAGCCTTATTTATGGAGAACAACCAGTTTTGCTTGAATCGGTGAAGGATGAGAATGCTATTATTACGATTTTTGGCAACAGCTGTGGTGGAAATACTGGAGAGAAAATGGTAGGATTTGGTGCAGAACAGGTTATCTTGGTGCGCGATGAATTTGCTAGGAAGGAAATTTTGGAACAGATCGGAAAGCAAGCTCTTGTGCTGACAATAGTTGAGTGCAAAGGTCTTGAATTTCAG GACGTGTTGCTGTATAACTTTTTTGGAACCTCACCTTTGAAGAATCAATGGAGAGTTGTTTACGGATACATGAAGCAACAAAACCTTTTCAGCTCTGTTGAACAGAAATTTCCAAGTTTTAGCAAGGCAAAACATAAATTACTCTGCTCAGAACTGAAGCAATTGTATGTCGCTATAACTCGAACTAGGCAAAGATTGTGGATTTGTGAGAACATAGATGAGTTCTCTAAGCCCATGTATGAGTACTGGAAGGAGCAGAATCTTGTTCAGGTTAGAGAGCTTGACGAATCACTTGCGCAGGCAATGATGGTTGCTAGTAGCAAGGAAGAGTGGCTTTCTCGTGGTATCAAG TTATTCAATGAACGTAACTATGAGATGGCGACAATGTGTTTTGAGAGAGCTGGGGACTTAAAACGGGAGAAATGGGCGAAGGCTTCTGGCCTTAGAGCTGCTGCTGATCGTTTGCAGGGTTCTAACTTTGAACTTGCTCGTGTTGCTCTTATGGAGGCTGCTGAAATTTATGAATCAATTAGCAAAAATGAGTTAGCAGCCGAATGTTTTATCGAGTTGAAGGAGTTTAAAAGGGCTG GTGCACTGTACCGGGATAAATGTGATGAATCTTACCTTGAAGTCGCCGGTGACTGTTTTCATCAAGCTGAATGTTGGAGTACTGCAGCTGAAGTGTATTGTAAGGTCAATTGCTTAACGAAATGCTTAGTTGTGTGCACAACTGGTAATCTCTTCGACAAGGGTCTGGATTACATTAGAAACTGGAAAGAAAATGCTCAATTAGATGCTGATACTGTTAAAAGTCGAGAACTGAAAACAATGGAACAAAGTTTTCTCGAGAGATGTGCTCTTCATTATCATCAACTGAATGATACGAACAGTATGGTGAAGTTTGTTCGAGCCTTTTCTTCAATGGAGGAAAAACGGGCGTTCTTGGGATCTCGTAATTATCTTAGTGAACTTATTGTGTTAGAGGCTGAATCTGGTAATTTTACTGAGGCTGCCAGTGTCGCAAGGTTGAAAGGAGATCTTCTTCTCGAGGCTGATATGTTAGAAAAGGCTGGGACCTTTGAAGAAGCATGTGGGTTAATTCTAATGCATGTTCTTGGTTGCTCGCTTTGGTCAAATGAAAGTAAAGGTTGGCCCTTAGATAAATTTATGAACAAAGAAGAACTTTTACTCACAGCAAAATTGATTGCCAAAAACAAAGGTGATCTCTTTCACGAATTTGTCTGTGTGGAGACAAGCTTACTGTCAGACACCACCAGTAGCCTATCAGTGCTGGGAGATTGTTTAGGTGCTTCACAAAGACTCAAGAACCGCCGAGCAGAAATCATCTCTTGTTGGAAAATTCTTGATTTACATTTACAAGTTTCAGCTCAGAAATATTTTTGGAATGACGAAGTGGTATTGAATCCATCAAGGCATGCAGAAGAGTCAATTTCCCAGAACAGGGTCTCCATGGATACATTAATTCACTATTGGAATCAGTGGAAAGAGATGATTGCCGAAGTGTTGAAGTACTTCAGTTCTCTTGGAACACAGCATGAAGAAAACTATATGGAATTTGAGGCATTCTGTTTGGGTTACTTGGGTGTGCGCAAACAGGAACGCGCAAATGGTTGGTGCTATGTTTTGGTAAATGATACTGCTTATTGGACGAGAGAAATCAATGATAGATTTTTTCATAGGAATGGTAATTTGGTCTATTTGGATGTTCAACAATTCGTAAAAGCTGCTCGTTGCTATTGGGTTTCTGAAATACTTGCTGTTTGTATGAAAGTACTGGAGAAGCTTGATGCCCTCCAGGAGAATCCGTTTTCAATATTTCACCATGGGGCAACTGTTCTTCGCATTTTTGAAGTCACCAAGTGGATAATGGAATTCAAGGAATTGGACAAGAAACTTCCTAATTCACTTCAGAAGGGCTTATTGTCTTCGAAGTGGCAGTTCTCTCGGATTTTGTGTCCCATGGACTTGAAActgataatgatggaaaatatgattgcTTTGAGACAAACAGATCTCTCTAAGGATCTAATCAAAGAATTAATTGCTGAAAATCTGACGTCAAGTCCTTATTTGTCGCATGGGCAAATTGGGCGGGTGGTGATGCTGCTATTCACGTCTGGGAATCTAACAGATGAACTGTATCTACAGATATTAGATCGGTTTGATGTGAACCCAAAATGGGAAAAATGGGGAATGTTCATTCATCAGCTTAAAGAGAGCATTGATTCAGCATTTCTTCCCGTGGCGTTAGTCTGGAAGTTTCTGGATGCATTACGAGACACATATTATAATGCCAACTGGAAGAAAGAGGTTGATTATATTTCACCAACCTGCTTTGTGTATCTTCTTGAGCGCCTTGTCTTTTTGGCGAGCTCTTGCCAAGGGTCCTTTATCACAACAAAGTTTTCTCTTGTCGAATCACTTTCCATCGACAACTGGAAAAACATTTCAAAACCAGAGTACATTGTATCTTCCGAACTTCTCATTGATGTTGTAGCTGGCCTTTTAACAAGTAAAGTGGAGACTTTGGAATGGTTTGGGAGAACTGATGCTGCATCCAAGAAGGATTACCCTTTTCTGGTCTTAAGATTGGTAATATTGATCTGTCTAATTTGTATCAATGGAAACACGGGAAAGCCAATTCAATTTCTATTGGCTAGAAGAGATTTAATTTCCCAACTTCCAGCTGCATTTCAAGAGATATTTACCAGTAGGAAAGGGATGAATACTAAAATACTTGCACGCGCACTTGAAACAATTGAGAATCCCCTGGTGACAGTACGTCTTAGAAATAGTCGATCCAAGTATTCCTGGCCTGATGGTATCCTTGTGGACTTGAATATGATTCACTGTAGGGAAGATGTGTTGTTTTTATTATTCCCGAAGAATCCTGATTGTGCCCCAAAGGATGAAATAGAGGCTAACTGCTTAAGCAAGGCATGCAGTTCTTTGGCGATTGTTGGCCAAGATAGCAACGCTGAATGTACTCCGGGTTCTGAAGTCGAAATGCTCGACTTGCAAAGGAGTTATAAGAAGTTTTGGCATACATTTGATGTCTCTAAGTATCAGAAAGAAATCAATGCTTACATTGAAGAAACTAGCTCCGAGTCTGACAAACAGCAGTGGAAG GTGGAGTTACCTGAATGCATCCACATTCTTGAAGCTGCAATAGCAACACTGAAGCGGAAAACTCCTCGTGATGATGAAGCTCAGCGTCTCTCTAACGAAATTGAAGTCATGCTCGAGGATGTAAACAACCTGCTCCTTGCTACTCAAACGTCCCAGAG GGATGAGGAAATTGGCCACACTATTTCAACGGTTACCGACTTCTTTGGTAAGATGCAGGCGTGGGAGCAGAAACTGAAACCATTCTTGGATTCGTTGTTTTTGATGCCTAATGATACAAATATTCCTGCCGAAACTGCAAAAACCAGTGTTGCATCAGAAGGGGTAAACAACAAGAAGACTAACAAGGGCAAGGGGAAAACAAAATCCAAGAGTAAGAAGAGCGGCAAAGGCAAGGGGAAGAAGTAA